A window of the Pseudomonas furukawaii genome harbors these coding sequences:
- a CDS encoding FecR domain-containing protein translates to MNPTSRSASPDEPVVRQAIAWMLRLRGKADLDLQRACEHWRGQSDSHELAWQRVQQLEQELGLGLKAMPGTANLLDDARTGLRRRQALKLLSGAALGGSALWLTRDLAPWERLTADLATATGERRSQALADGSRLLLNTDSAVDLRFDGRQRLIRLRRGEILVDGSAGPLRVMTDHGLLDARDARFVLRQGRASSRVSVLEGQVRLGSASGLHRQQADAGQSLDLLQDGIRPVTRLDQEPGAWAEGLIVTRDMRLADFLAEVARYRHGRLACSEPVADLRLSGVYRLDDTERLLALLPQALPVRLHYRTRWWVTVEARA, encoded by the coding sequence ATGAACCCGACCTCCCGCAGCGCCAGCCCCGACGAACCGGTGGTGCGCCAGGCCATCGCCTGGATGCTGCGCCTGCGCGGCAAGGCCGACCTCGACCTGCAACGGGCCTGCGAGCACTGGCGCGGACAGAGCGACAGCCATGAACTGGCCTGGCAACGGGTGCAACAACTGGAGCAGGAACTGGGGCTGGGCCTGAAAGCCATGCCCGGGACCGCCAACCTGCTGGACGACGCCCGGACCGGCCTGCGTCGGCGCCAGGCCCTGAAGCTGCTGTCGGGCGCCGCCCTGGGGGGAAGCGCACTCTGGCTGACCCGCGACCTGGCCCCCTGGGAGCGCCTGACCGCTGACCTCGCCACCGCCACCGGCGAACGCCGCTCGCAGGCGCTGGCCGACGGCAGCCGGCTGCTGTTGAACACCGACTCGGCGGTGGACCTGCGCTTCGACGGACGACAGCGGCTGATCCGCCTGCGGCGCGGGGAAATCCTCGTCGACGGCAGCGCAGGGCCCCTGCGGGTAATGACCGACCACGGCCTGCTGGACGCCCGTGACGCCCGCTTCGTCCTGCGCCAGGGTCGGGCCTCCTCCCGCGTCAGCGTGCTCGAGGGCCAGGTGAGGCTGGGCAGCGCCAGCGGCCTGCACCGCCAGCAGGCCGACGCCGGCCAGAGCCTCGACCTGCTCCAGGATGGCATCCGCCCGGTAACGCGCCTCGACCAGGAGCCCGGCGCCTGGGCCGAAGGCCTGATCGTCACCCGCGACATGCGCCTGGCGGACTTCCTCGCCGAGGTCGCCCGCTATCGCCACGGTCGCCTCGCCTGCAGCGAGCCCGTGGCCGACCTGCGGCTGTCGGGGGTGTATCGGCTGGATGACACGGAGCGCCTGCTGGCCCTGCTGCCACAGGCCCTGCCGGTGCGACTGCACTACCGCACCCGCTGGTGGGTGACGGTGGAGGCACGGGCCTGA
- a CDS encoding sigma-70 family RNA polymerase sigma factor has protein sequence MPSPLSIQTLYSEHHGWLRSWLRSRLGNAADAADLAQDTFLRLLGKGELPDLRTPRAFLRTVARGLVIDHWRREEVERAYREALAHLPEAVAPSPEERELILELLERVARLLDRLKPRARMAFLLAQCEGLTQKEVAERMGISLRSVERYIADALYQCYLLRFEE, from the coding sequence ATGCCCTCTCCCCTCTCGATCCAGACGCTGTACAGCGAGCACCACGGCTGGCTGAGGAGCTGGCTGCGCAGCCGGTTGGGCAATGCCGCCGATGCCGCGGACCTGGCCCAGGACACCTTCCTGCGCCTGCTGGGCAAGGGTGAACTGCCGGACCTGCGCACGCCTCGGGCCTTCCTGCGCACCGTGGCGCGTGGCCTGGTGATCGACCATTGGCGCCGGGAAGAAGTGGAGCGTGCCTATCGGGAAGCCCTGGCGCACCTGCCGGAAGCGGTAGCACCCTCCCCCGAGGAGCGGGAGCTGATCCTCGAACTGCTGGAGCGCGTCGCCCGCCTGCTCGACCGCCTCAAGCCCAGGGCCCGCATGGCCTTCCTGCTGGCCCAGTGCGAGGGGCTGACCCAGAAGGAGGTGGCCGAACGCATGGGGATCTCGCTGCGCTCGGTGGAGCGCTACATCGCCGACGCCCTGTACCAGTGCTATCTGCTGAGATTCGAGGAATGA
- the cobJ gene encoding precorrin-3B C(17)-methyltransferase, with protein sequence MKAPAIVLLGNGGLAVARRLQGLYPQARVLGLAGRVEGADEPYSEFGETLRELYRNDTPIIALCAAGIVIRTLAPLLASKGAEPPVLALAEDGSAVVPLLGGLGGVNRMAREIAACLEVAPAITTSGELRFGTCLLDPPSGYALADLEQGKRFVADLLGGETMQVAGDAPWLEAVALPRDSAAKLTLHITPEQRPAARDELLIHPRVLAVRVDGDASAEAIREALVSAGLAPQALACLVADPARMTDAGLAAAAAELAVPLRFAAEDADLPSPVARIGDLRLYRAQAPLDPARIGQARGRLTVIGLGPGDPVFMTPATRQALDEAQDLLGYETYIRMAGPLRADQVAHCTDNREELQRARHAFELAASGRRVVVVSSGDPGVFAMAAAVLEALDEARDPAWLRVDLQIQPGVSAALATAARAGAPLGHDFCLISLSDNLKPWDMIERRLDHAGAADFAMAFYNPISRARPWQLGRALEIVRQHRGPETLVVLGRDIGRPAEKLTVTCLGDLLPEQVDMRTLVIIGSSLTRRVPRAEGGDWVYTPRWYR encoded by the coding sequence ATGAAGGCCCCCGCCATCGTCCTCCTCGGCAACGGCGGCCTGGCCGTCGCCCGCCGCCTCCAGGGACTTTATCCACAGGCCCGGGTGCTCGGCCTCGCCGGGCGCGTCGAAGGCGCCGACGAGCCCTACAGTGAATTCGGCGAGACCCTGCGCGAGCTGTATCGCAACGACACGCCGATCATCGCCCTGTGCGCCGCCGGCATCGTCATCCGCACCCTGGCGCCGCTGCTGGCGAGCAAGGGCGCCGAACCGCCGGTGCTGGCCCTGGCCGAGGACGGCAGTGCCGTGGTGCCGCTGCTCGGCGGCCTCGGCGGGGTCAACCGCATGGCCCGCGAGATCGCCGCCTGCCTGGAGGTGGCCCCGGCCATCACCACCAGCGGCGAACTGCGCTTCGGCACCTGCCTGCTGGACCCGCCATCCGGCTACGCCCTGGCCGACCTGGAACAGGGCAAGCGCTTCGTCGCCGACCTGCTCGGCGGCGAGACGATGCAGGTGGCCGGCGACGCGCCCTGGCTGGAGGCGGTCGCCCTGCCCCGCGACAGCGCCGCGAAGCTGACCCTGCACATCACCCCCGAACAGCGCCCCGCCGCCCGCGACGAACTGCTGATCCACCCCCGGGTGCTGGCCGTGCGCGTCGACGGCGACGCCTCGGCCGAGGCCATCCGCGAGGCCCTGGTAAGTGCCGGCCTGGCACCCCAGGCGCTGGCCTGCCTGGTGGCCGACCCGGCGCGCATGACCGACGCCGGCCTCGCTGCTGCCGCCGCCGAACTCGCGGTGCCGCTGCGCTTCGCCGCCGAGGACGCCGACCTACCCAGTCCCGTGGCCCGTATCGGCGACCTGCGCCTCTACCGCGCCCAGGCGCCCCTGGACCCGGCGCGCATCGGCCAGGCCCGAGGCCGCCTGACGGTGATCGGCCTCGGCCCCGGCGACCCGGTCTTCATGACCCCGGCCACCCGCCAGGCCCTGGACGAAGCCCAGGACCTGCTGGGCTACGAAACCTACATCCGCATGGCCGGCCCCCTGCGCGCCGACCAGGTGGCCCACTGCACCGACAACCGCGAAGAGCTGCAACGCGCCCGCCACGCCTTCGAGCTGGCGGCCAGCGGGCGCCGGGTGGTGGTGGTGTCATCCGGCGATCCGGGCGTGTTCGCCATGGCCGCCGCCGTGCTGGAAGCCCTGGACGAGGCCCGCGACCCGGCCTGGCTGCGGGTGGACCTGCAGATCCAGCCGGGCGTCTCCGCCGCCCTGGCCACCGCCGCCAGGGCCGGCGCGCCGCTGGGCCACGACTTCTGCCTGATCTCGCTCTCGGACAACCTCAAGCCCTGGGACATGATCGAACGGCGCCTCGACCACGCCGGTGCCGCCGACTTCGCCATGGCCTTCTACAACCCCATTTCCAGGGCACGCCCCTGGCAACTGGGCCGCGCCCTGGAGATCGTCCGCCAGCACCGTGGACCCGAGACCCTGGTGGTGCTCGGGCGCGACATCGGCCGCCCGGCGGAGAAGCTGACGGTGACCTGCCTCGGCGACCTGCTGCCCGAACAGGTGGACATGCGCACCCTGGTGATCATCGGATCGTCACTCACCCGCCGCGTACCTCGGGCCGAAGGTGGGGATTGGGTGTACACGCCGCGCTGGTATCGGTAG
- a CDS encoding precorrin-2 C(20)-methyltransferase, with the protein MMSGKGRLIGLGVGPGDPELITVKALRLLQSAQVVGYFVAKAKANRGEGGNAFGIIEQHLGEAQQRMPLVYPVTTEKLEPPLSYETVISDFYDTAAQQVAQHLDAGRDVAVICEGDPFFYGSYMYLHDRLADRYEVDVVPGVCSMLGSAAMLGLPLVYRNQSLSVLSGVLPEDELKARLATAEAAVVMKLGRNFDKVRRVLVELGLADRAHYVERATMANQRIVALDEVDPMASPYFSMILVPGQKWRG; encoded by the coding sequence ATGATGAGCGGCAAGGGACGGCTGATCGGCCTCGGCGTGGGCCCGGGCGATCCGGAACTGATCACGGTCAAGGCCCTGCGCCTGCTGCAATCGGCGCAGGTGGTGGGCTACTTCGTCGCCAAGGCCAAGGCCAATCGGGGCGAGGGCGGCAACGCCTTCGGCATCATCGAGCAGCACCTCGGCGAGGCCCAGCAGCGCATGCCGCTGGTCTACCCGGTGACCACCGAGAAGCTGGAGCCGCCGCTGTCCTACGAGACGGTGATCAGCGACTTCTACGACACCGCCGCCCAGCAGGTGGCCCAGCACCTGGACGCCGGGCGCGACGTGGCGGTGATCTGCGAGGGCGACCCCTTCTTCTACGGCTCCTACATGTACCTGCACGACCGCCTGGCCGACCGCTACGAGGTGGACGTGGTCCCCGGCGTCTGCTCCATGCTCGGCAGCGCGGCGATGCTCGGCCTGCCCCTGGTGTACCGCAACCAGAGCCTCTCGGTGCTCTCCGGGGTGCTCCCCGAGGACGAGCTCAAGGCTCGGCTGGCCACCGCCGAGGCCGCCGTGGTCATGAAGCTCGGCCGCAACTTCGACAAGGTGCGCCGGGTGCTGGTGGAGCTGGGCCTGGCCGACCGCGCCCATTACGTCGAGCGCGCCACCATGGCCAACCAGCGCATCGTGGCGCTGGACGAGGTGGATCCGATGGCCTCGCCCTATTTCTCGATGATCCTGGTCCCCGGCCAGAAATGGAGGGGCTGA
- a CDS encoding precorrin-8X methylmutase, which yields MIDYIRDGQEIYRHSFSIIRAEADLSAIPPDLEKLAVRVIHACGMVDVVQDLAFSPGAGTAGRAALAAGAPILCDARMVAEGVTRARLPADNRVICTLNDPGVPELARELGNTRSAVALEHWREHLEGSVVVIGNAPTALFYLLEMLDAGAPKPALILGFPVGFVGAAESKDLLAADSRGVPYVVVRGRRGGSAMAAAAVNALATEVE from the coding sequence ATGATCGATTACATCCGCGATGGTCAGGAGATCTATCGCCACTCCTTCTCCATCATCCGCGCCGAGGCGGACCTCAGCGCCATCCCGCCGGACCTGGAGAAGCTCGCCGTGCGGGTGATCCACGCCTGCGGCATGGTCGATGTGGTGCAGGACCTGGCCTTCTCCCCCGGCGCCGGCACCGCCGGCCGGGCCGCCCTGGCAGCCGGCGCGCCGATCCTCTGCGATGCGCGCATGGTGGCCGAGGGCGTCACCCGCGCCCGCCTGCCGGCGGACAACCGGGTGATCTGCACCCTCAACGACCCCGGCGTACCGGAGCTGGCCCGCGAACTGGGCAACACCCGCTCGGCGGTGGCCCTGGAGCACTGGCGCGAACACCTGGAAGGCAGCGTGGTGGTGATCGGCAACGCTCCCACCGCGCTGTTCTACCTGCTGGAAATGCTCGACGCCGGCGCACCGAAGCCGGCGCTGATCCTGGGCTTCCCGGTGGGCTTCGTCGGCGCAGCCGAGTCCAAGGACCTGCTCGCCGCCGACAGCCGGGGCGTGCCCTACGTGGTGGTGCGCGGCCGCCGGGGCGGCAGCGCCATGGCGGCGGCGGCGGTCAACGCCCTGGCCACGGAGGTGGAATGA
- the cobG gene encoding precorrin-3B synthase: MKQAESAATSVRPSACPGLLRIVQSGDGGLCRIKLPCGRLHAHQARAVAAAARQQASGVIEATNRANLQIRGVRPGAEGALIETLLAADLGAPSPGADDLRNLMVSPLLGLEPGVGQTVAALAERLLALLQDTPRFHALSPKFALLLDGGEPLAMLEHPHDIWLAALGPQADAPFAFGLAGCPPLRADDAPAFGAVPAAQVPALVEALLQLFLDRARPEQTRMRHLLADLGPAALVAELERRLGTPLQPLPDWRRDTAATLGHLGPVDGRHAGAAAPLGRLDAAQLDALADLADQQSDGQLRLTPWQSVLLPAPRDLDGTLAALAALGLVTDATAPLARLIACTGSAGCPRSLADTKADALALAPRLPPEVQLHLTGCPRSCAAAHVAPFTLLARAPGRYDLYQRARDGFGRLLASDLDLEQASDRLAATPDSWSSSE; the protein is encoded by the coding sequence TTGAAACAGGCCGAATCCGCTGCCACCTCCGTCCGCCCCTCGGCCTGCCCGGGGTTGCTGCGCATCGTGCAATCCGGCGATGGCGGCCTCTGTCGCATCAAGCTGCCCTGTGGCCGCCTCCACGCCCACCAGGCCCGTGCCGTGGCCGCCGCCGCGCGGCAGCAGGCCAGCGGCGTGATCGAGGCCACCAACCGCGCCAACCTGCAGATCCGTGGCGTGCGCCCCGGCGCCGAAGGCGCGCTGATCGAGACGTTGCTGGCCGCCGACCTGGGTGCGCCCTCCCCCGGCGCCGATGACCTGCGCAACCTGATGGTCAGCCCGCTGCTGGGCCTGGAGCCCGGCGTCGGCCAGACGGTCGCCGCCCTGGCCGAGCGCCTGCTGGCACTGCTGCAGGACACCCCGCGCTTCCATGCCCTGTCGCCCAAGTTCGCCCTGCTGCTGGACGGCGGCGAACCCCTGGCCATGCTGGAACACCCCCACGACATCTGGCTCGCTGCCCTCGGGCCGCAGGCCGACGCGCCCTTCGCCTTCGGCCTGGCCGGGTGCCCGCCGCTGCGCGCGGACGACGCCCCCGCCTTCGGCGCCGTGCCCGCCGCACAGGTGCCGGCCCTGGTGGAGGCGCTGCTGCAGCTCTTCCTCGACCGCGCCCGCCCGGAGCAGACACGCATGCGCCACCTGCTGGCCGACCTCGGCCCCGCCGCCTTGGTGGCGGAGCTGGAACGCCGACTCGGCACGCCCCTGCAGCCGTTGCCGGACTGGCGCCGCGACACCGCCGCCACCCTCGGCCACCTGGGCCCCGTGGACGGCCGCCATGCCGGCGCCGCCGCGCCCCTCGGCCGCCTCGACGCCGCTCAACTGGACGCCCTGGCGGACCTGGCGGACCAGCAGAGCGACGGCCAACTGCGCCTCACCCCCTGGCAATCGGTGCTGCTGCCGGCCCCCCGCGACCTCGACGGCACCCTCGCCGCCCTCGCCGCCCTGGGCTTGGTCACCGACGCCACCGCCCCGCTGGCCCGGCTCATCGCCTGCACCGGCTCCGCCGGCTGCCCACGCAGCCTCGCCGACACCAAGGCCGACGCCCTGGCCCTGGCGCCCCGCCTGCCACCCGAGGTGCAGCTGCACCTGACCGGCTGCCCGCGCTCCTGCGCCGCCGCCCACGTCGCGCCCTTCACCCTGCTGGCCCGCGCACCGGGCCGCTACGACCTCTACCAGCGCGCTCGCGACGGCTTCGGCCGGCTGCTGGCGAGCGACCTCGACCTCGAACAGGCCAGCGACCGACTGGCCGCCACTCCTGACAGCTGGAGCTCCTCCGAATGA
- a CDS encoding bifunctional cobalt-precorrin-7 (C(5))-methyltransferase/cobalt-precorrin-6B (C(15))-methyltransferase, producing the protein MQPWLTVVGIGEDGYGGLGKAARHALLGAAEVVGAPRQLALLPRCIRAVRTPWPSPFSLEPVLARRGTTLCVLASGDPMLFGVGASLARQVPAEELRVLPAPSSASLAAARLGWPLQEVTLLSTVARPLAVLNGHLHPGARLLVLSNDGGTPASLASLLVAAGFGASRLTVLEHLGGPLERRLDGLASAWSAVEVADLNLVAVEVAADPGTRALPVTCGLPDDAYRHDGQLTKRDVRAITLARLAPRPGELLWDVGAGCGSIGIEWMRAHPACRALAIEANAGRQAHIRHNRDALGVPGLQLVAGEAPAALEGLPAPDAIFIGGGVTDPGVLAQCWARLKPGGRLVANAVTLQSESTLVAFRADNGGSLTRITVAQAQPLGDFDTWRSALPITLLEAVKP; encoded by the coding sequence ATGCAGCCCTGGCTGACGGTTGTGGGTATCGGTGAGGACGGCTACGGGGGGCTGGGCAAGGCCGCCCGGCATGCGCTGCTGGGCGCCGCCGAAGTGGTGGGGGCGCCGCGCCAGCTGGCGCTGTTGCCGCGCTGCATCCGTGCCGTGCGTACACCCTGGCCGAGCCCCTTCTCCCTGGAGCCGGTGCTGGCGCGACGGGGCACGACGCTGTGCGTGCTGGCCAGTGGCGACCCGATGCTGTTCGGCGTGGGCGCCAGCCTGGCGCGTCAGGTGCCGGCCGAGGAGCTGCGGGTGCTGCCGGCGCCTTCGTCCGCTTCCCTGGCAGCGGCGCGCCTGGGCTGGCCGCTGCAGGAGGTGACGCTGCTCTCCACCGTGGCGCGGCCCCTGGCGGTGCTCAATGGCCACCTGCACCCCGGCGCGCGGCTGCTGGTGCTGAGCAACGACGGCGGCACCCCGGCGAGCCTCGCGTCCCTGCTGGTGGCGGCCGGTTTCGGCGCCAGTCGCCTCACCGTGCTGGAGCATCTGGGTGGTCCCCTCGAACGCCGGCTCGACGGCCTGGCCAGCGCCTGGAGCGCCGTGGAGGTGGCCGACCTCAACCTGGTGGCGGTGGAGGTGGCGGCCGATCCCGGCACCCGCGCGCTGCCGGTGACCTGCGGGCTGCCCGACGACGCCTACCGCCACGATGGCCAGCTCACCAAGCGCGATGTCCGCGCCATCACCCTGGCCCGCCTGGCGCCGCGCCCCGGCGAGCTGCTGTGGGACGTGGGCGCCGGCTGCGGCTCCATCGGCATCGAATGGATGCGCGCCCATCCCGCCTGCCGGGCCCTGGCCATCGAGGCCAATGCCGGACGCCAGGCGCACATCCGGCACAACCGCGACGCCCTGGGCGTGCCCGGGCTGCAACTGGTGGCCGGCGAGGCCCCGGCGGCGCTGGAGGGTCTGCCGGCGCCGGATGCCATCTTCATCGGCGGCGGCGTCACCGACCCCGGCGTACTGGCGCAGTGCTGGGCGCGGCTCAAGCCGGGCGGCCGCCTGGTGGCCAACGCCGTGACCCTGCAGAGCGAGTCGACTCTGGTGGCCTTCCGCGCCGACAACGGCGGCAGCCTGACCCGCATCACCGTCGCCCAGGCCCAGCCGCTGGGGGACTTCGACACCTGGCGTTCGGCCCTGCCCATCACCCTGCTGGAGGCGGTCAAGCCATGA
- a CDS encoding cobalt-precorrin-5B (C(1))-methyltransferase gives MRDETPEQPAPLRSGYTTGSCATATSLAAARLLLGGEAADAVEIVLPKGKRVMLRLEFCRLIDGGAEAGTLKDAGDDPDVTHGALIHARVRLAAEPGVRFHAGPGVGTVTRPGLVLAVGEPAINPVPRRMMTDHLTELAGTLGYAGGFEVTVCVQGGEALALKTMNPRLGILGGLSILGTTGIVRPFSCAAYIASIHQGIDVACANGFTHLAACTGNASEDAMRQRYGLDDTALIEMGDFAGAVLKHLRKAPVARLSLCGGFGKISKLAAGHMDLHSRHSSIDLPQLARWAAELGADSALQAAIEGANTSQQALALAHADGVPLGNAVCARALAFARRTVPARVALEVFAIDRQGVIVGEALENP, from the coding sequence ATGCGTGACGAAACCCCCGAGCAGCCCGCGCCCCTGCGCAGCGGCTACACCACCGGCAGTTGCGCCACCGCCACCAGCCTGGCGGCGGCGCGCCTGCTGCTGGGCGGCGAGGCGGCCGACGCGGTGGAGATCGTCCTGCCCAAGGGGAAGCGGGTGATGCTGCGCCTGGAGTTCTGCCGACTGATCGACGGCGGCGCCGAGGCCGGCACCCTGAAGGACGCTGGCGACGACCCGGACGTGACCCACGGCGCGCTGATCCATGCCCGGGTGCGGCTGGCCGCCGAGCCGGGGGTGCGCTTCCACGCCGGCCCCGGCGTCGGCACCGTGACCCGTCCCGGCCTGGTGCTGGCGGTGGGCGAACCGGCCATCAACCCGGTGCCCCGGCGGATGATGACCGACCACCTCACCGAACTGGCCGGGACGCTCGGCTATGCCGGTGGCTTCGAGGTGACCGTCTGCGTGCAGGGCGGCGAGGCCCTGGCGCTGAAGACCATGAACCCGCGCCTGGGCATCCTCGGCGGACTTTCCATCCTGGGCACCACCGGCATCGTCCGGCCCTTTTCCTGCGCGGCCTACATCGCCTCCATCCACCAGGGCATCGACGTGGCCTGCGCCAACGGTTTCACCCACCTGGCCGCCTGCACCGGCAACGCCAGCGAGGACGCCATGCGCCAGCGCTACGGCCTGGACGACACGGCGCTGATCGAGATGGGCGACTTCGCCGGTGCGGTGCTCAAGCACCTGCGCAAGGCGCCGGTGGCCAGGCTCAGCCTCTGCGGCGGCTTCGGCAAGATCAGCAAGCTCGCCGCCGGGCACATGGACCTGCACAGCCGCCACTCCAGCATCGACCTGCCGCAGCTGGCCCGCTGGGCCGCCGAGCTGGGGGCCGACAGCGCCCTGCAGGCCGCTATCGAAGGCGCCAACACCAGCCAGCAGGCCCTGGCCCTGGCCCATGCCGACGGCGTGCCCCTGGGCAACGCCGTCTGCGCCCGCGCCCTGGCCTTCGCCCGGCGCACGGTGCCGGCCCGCGTGGCCCTGGAAGTCTTCGCCATCGATCGTCAGGGCGTCATCGTCGGCGAGGCGCTGGAGAACCCATGA
- a CDS encoding cobalt-precorrin-6A reductase, whose translation MTPILLLGGVTEALALARSLGPAHVYSLAGLGRVPQDLACQVRVGGFGGAEGLAGYIRERGIGLLVDATHPYAAQISHNAARAAAQAGVPCWALRRPGWQAGPGDDWREVDDWAGLMAALAPFRRPFFTLGREPLEHLDAVPVHQHWTVRCLQGQAPGERHEVIGSRGPFHLDEERALFERLGTDVLISKNSGSQSTEPKLQVARERGLPVLILRRPALPPVTREFDSVEGLWQALGPYLDTP comes from the coding sequence ATGACCCCCATCCTGCTGCTGGGCGGCGTGACCGAGGCCCTGGCCCTGGCCCGCAGCCTCGGCCCCGCCCATGTCTACAGCCTCGCCGGCCTCGGCAGGGTGCCCCAGGACCTGGCCTGCCAGGTGCGCGTCGGCGGCTTCGGCGGTGCCGAGGGGCTGGCGGGCTATATCCGCGAGCGGGGCATCGGCCTGCTGGTGGACGCCACGCACCCCTATGCCGCGCAGATCAGCCACAACGCCGCCCGCGCCGCCGCGCAGGCCGGGGTACCCTGCTGGGCGCTGCGCCGTCCCGGCTGGCAGGCCGGGCCTGGCGATGACTGGCGCGAGGTGGACGACTGGGCGGGACTGATGGCCGCGCTGGCGCCGTTCCGCCGGCCCTTCTTCACCCTCGGCCGCGAGCCGCTGGAGCATCTGGACGCGGTGCCCGTCCACCAGCACTGGACGGTGCGCTGCCTGCAAGGGCAGGCGCCGGGCGAGCGCCATGAGGTGATCGGCTCGCGCGGGCCCTTCCACCTGGACGAGGAGCGCGCGCTGTTCGAGCGCCTCGGCACCGATGTGCTGATCAGCAAGAACAGCGGCAGCCAGTCCACCGAGCCCAAGCTGCAGGTGGCCCGCGAGCGCGGCCTGCCGGTGCTCATCCTCAGGCGTCCGGCGCTGCCGCCGGTGACCCGCGAATTCGATTCGGTCGAAGGCCTCTGGCAGGCACTCGGCCCCTACCTGGACACACCATGA
- a CDS encoding (2Fe-2S) ferredoxin domain-containing protein encodes MTATVYARVLFAGPDLAEGAFAELFRRQLVALRGEAALADVVDTGAGPDALREAVQASPRPLLVIDLDPQSTPPHLDWLRSELGQCEAPEHLFIASLLGQYDSDPAGAACALVARTELHLACVEVPALPESHAWSCIPPHARRLLLCNGPRCTRRGALPLWKKLRETLKAAGKLECAGGVHITRTQCQYPCDLGPTASLYPEGEWYRLESEEQVLRWVQERIVEERAVPELLMKG; translated from the coding sequence ATGACCGCCACCGTTTACGCCCGCGTGCTGTTCGCCGGGCCCGACCTTGCCGAGGGCGCCTTCGCCGAGCTGTTCCGTCGCCAACTGGTCGCCCTGCGGGGTGAGGCCGCGCTGGCCGATGTGGTCGACACCGGTGCCGGGCCGGACGCCCTGCGCGAGGCCGTGCAGGCCAGCCCGCGCCCGCTGCTGGTGATCGACCTCGACCCGCAGAGCACGCCGCCGCACCTGGACTGGTTGCGCAGCGAACTCGGCCAGTGCGAGGCCCCGGAGCACCTGTTCATCGCCAGCCTGCTGGGCCAGTACGACAGCGACCCGGCCGGCGCCGCCTGCGCCCTGGTGGCGCGCACCGAGCTGCACCTGGCCTGCGTGGAGGTACCGGCGCTGCCGGAGAGCCACGCCTGGTCCTGCATCCCGCCCCACGCCCGCCGCCTGCTGCTGTGCAACGGCCCGCGCTGCACCCGCCGGGGCGCGCTGCCGCTGTGGAAGAAACTGCGGGAAACCCTCAAGGCCGCCGGCAAGCTGGAGTGCGCAGGCGGCGTGCACATCACCCGCACCCAATGCCAGTACCCCTGCGACCTCGGCCCCACCGCCAGCCTCTACCCGGAAGGCGAGTGGTACCGCCTGGAAAGCGAGGAGCAGGTGCTGCGCTGGGTGCAGGAGCGGATAGTCGAAGAGCGGGCGGTGCCGGAGTTGTTGATGAAGGGATGA
- a CDS encoding type II toxin-antitoxin system CcdA family antitoxin: MPVLYDPQAPKKPTNLSVNSDLLNKARALDINLSATLEQALAETLRARQREVWLAENREAIAAYNQHVESDGVFSDGLRRF; encoded by the coding sequence ATGCCCGTTCTGTACGACCCCCAGGCGCCCAAGAAGCCCACCAACCTCAGCGTCAACAGCGACTTGTTGAACAAGGCCCGCGCGCTCGACATCAATCTGTCCGCGACCCTGGAGCAGGCCCTGGCCGAGACGTTGCGGGCGCGCCAGCGCGAGGTGTGGTTGGCAGAAAACCGCGAGGCCATCGCGGCCTACAACCAGCATGTTGAAAGCGACGGTGTGTTCAGTGACGGGCTGAGGCGCTTCTGA
- a CDS encoding CcdB family protein, translated as MPQFAVYLNTNPATRADVPYLLDVQSDLLDGLGTRVVVPLYSERAMGGRAVGSLMPRFEVEGVSVVMVTPEMAGVPRRALGRQVADLAGQRFEIIAALDLLISGI; from the coding sequence ATGCCGCAGTTCGCCGTCTACCTGAACACCAACCCTGCCACTCGGGCCGATGTCCCTTACCTCCTCGACGTGCAGAGTGATCTGCTGGATGGCCTCGGAACACGCGTGGTGGTGCCGCTCTACAGCGAGCGAGCCATGGGTGGTCGCGCGGTTGGTTCGCTCATGCCTCGGTTCGAGGTCGAGGGGGTGTCGGTGGTAATGGTCACGCCGGAAATGGCTGGGGTGCCACGCCGTGCACTGGGGCGCCAGGTGGCCGACCTTGCGGGGCAGCGCTTCGAAATCATCGCGGCGTTGGACCTGCTGATCTCCGGTATCTGA